In Akkermansia muciniphila ATCC BAA-835, the genomic stretch GCGCGGGGACCTGGGCATTGAAGTCAGCATTGAAGAACTGCCCATCATCCAGCGCCGCATCGTCCGCCATTGCCACAGGCTGGGACGCCGCTGCATCGTAGCAACGCATATGCTGGAATCCATGATAACCCAGCCCACCCCTACCCGTGCGGAAGTCACGGATGTTTCCAACGCCATCTTTGAACAAGTGGATGCCGTCATGCTTTCCGGAGAAACCTCCGTGGGCCATTACCCCGTACGCTGTGTGGAAGTGCTGGATTCCATCGCCCACCGCATGGAGTGCTCCGGCAATCTCAACTTCGCGGCATCCGCCATCCTGAACGGAGACCGCCAGAAAGCCACCAAGGCAGCCATCTCCCTGGCGGACTCCGTGGAAAACGCCTGTCTGATCGTCTTTACCCGCCGCGGCCTGGCCGCCACGCAGGCAGCCGTCCTCAGGCCGGAACGGGCTGCCATCTTCGCCTTCAGCAATGACCCTGTCGTTGTCAGGCAACTCGCCCTGGCGCGTGACGTAACCGCCTTTGAATCTCCCTTCCTGAAAGACCCGGCCCGCATGATTTCCACCGCCCTGGACCTGCTGAAGGAAAAAGGGCTGATCTCCTCCGGCCAGCCTGTCGTCATCCAGGGGGACAGCCTGCAAGGGGAACTGCTGGCGGATTCCATTATCTTCATGCGCGTGGAATAATGGCCTGCACCTTTCCTATAGAGCGGGAGACGGCCGTGTGGCCCCCGTCCGCCCCCCTCAGGGAACTCCTGCTGGATGCGGATCCGGACGAACGCCGGATAGCGGGTCACCTGGCCCACGGCGAACTTTACGTCGCAAAAAACTGCGGGACTGCCGCCGGAGTCATTGTTATCCGTCAGACGGGGAAACATACATGGGAAATCATGAATTGCTCCGTAGCTCCTGAATATAGAAGGCAGCGTTGCGGAACAGCCCTGGTACGGCATGCCCTGAACATCATCAGAAACAAAGGGGGCCGGTATGCGGAAGTGGGAACGTCCGATGCGTCTCCGGGGCCAATGGCCCTATATGAAAGCTGCGGATTCCAGGTCTATGGCGTTATCAACAACCACTTCACGGACAACTATCCGGAACCCGTCTGGGACAACGGCGTGCAATGTATTGACATGATCCGCATGCGTGCGGACCTCTCCCTTCGGAAAGAAGGAGCGCATCATGCTGCTCAGAAAGCATAAACCACGCTGACTCCCGTCACCCAGCTATTGCCCTTTACCAGCGTTCTTCCATACACGCGGTTCACCCCGTGGGAACCCTTGCCGAGCCAGTGCAGGCCAACAAAAGGCTCTATAAAAACATTCCCGAACAGACGGTAATTCGCCGTCACCCTGAAATAGAGGGACTGCCAGCCATTGCTGCTGGAAGGCCAATAGGAAGAACTCAACACGGCACCGAATTTAAACCCCATATAAAGGTTTTCCGTCATCCGGAAATCCGATCCCGTGCACATGTCAAACCACCAGCCCGTGATTCCGTAAAAGGAATAGGCGGCACTTCCCTGCGCATAAAAACCGGGGAGGAATCCCACATCATGGCGCATAATCAGTGCCGCTTCATACGTTGTCCCCCCATTGCCGAACAAACGTTCGGAAGCAAACCCCGCCAATCCGCCGTCATTCGCACGAAAGGATAATGCCGCATACGTAGCTTTTCCGAACTTCCGCTGAAGACCAAGATCCACCATCGTCTCATTCTCTATATCAACCGCCGGATGCCCCAGAAAGATCTCCTCCTTCAGAGCCAGAATCAGGGAATACCGGTCATTCAAATCGCTTCTCCAATCCAGCCGCAAAGGAGCCGTGGGATTACAGCCCGTGGGAATCAGCCCCCTGAACTCGTAATTAGTGGAATACCCGGCTTTGATACTGCCGCTGACCGGTCTTAAAGCAGGAGCGGAAGGAACCTCCGGAATGCGTGATTCCGCCGAAGAAACGGCCATGAAAGCGACGGAGGCCATGCCCGCTCCAAGGAGAAAAGAAAAAAAGAAATTCATAACATCGGAATGCCGTACGGAAAGTATTCTGGATAAAAAAACTCCTCTTGGCAACAAGCAAAAACGCCGCTGTTTCCTGCTCTGCTTCAGGAAACATCATTCAGGCCTGCCCGCTGCCAACTTCAGAAAAAATAAACGAGACCAGCCCCGGCCACTACTCCGAAATTCTTATAAGGCTTGTCGCCCCTGTCCGAACCTCGGTTGGCCTTCAAGGCGCCCTCTCCGGCCCAGTTGAAGCTGACGAAGGGAACGAGAGACAGGTTCTTGGCACCCAGCTTCACCGGAAGTTCAGCCTTCAGCCACCATGCCTGGGAACCGTTGGACATAAAAAGGGATTTATTGTCAAAATAAGAGGAAGTGGCAGACATCCCGGCGCTCAATACAAAATCGGCGTCGGAGCAGATAGCAGCCTGATACCCCACATGCGGCCGGAACCACCAGCCGGTCATGCCCTGGAAGGCATAGCTCATGGCTACGCCGGCAAACCAGTTTCCGGGCAAACCGTAATCCAGCGTCAGATAAAATTCCTGAATGACGGAATGGGTATTCCTTCTATACACATCTTCATCACTCATCCAGGTGGCGTTATAATCATACCTGGCAAAATTCCCAAGCAGGCCGCCGTGAATCAGGTTCCAGCCAAGCGTCGTGGACAGGTTCTTCAGTAAACCGTCCCGGTTCTTCCATCCAAAAAGAAAATCAGTCTCGTTATGAAAAGAGAAATCTCTTTCCCCTGCCATGTGGTGTCCTGAAATCAGGAACGTACAAGATGCCGCCCCAACAACGGAATTACAATCATCCAGCTTATAATTCAAATCCACACTGGCAGGAATAATTCCATCTCCTTCCGTCAGTGAATGAGAAGCCACAATGCCGCGGCAGGTGTAATTGGAAGCATACCCGGCATCAACTTCCCCGGACAAAGGACAGTCCTGTTCCACGGGAACAGGAGAAACAGTTTTAACGGAAATTCCCGCAAAAGCGG encodes the following:
- a CDS encoding GNAT family N-acetyltransferase; translated protein: MACTFPIERETAVWPPSAPLRELLLDADPDERRIAGHLAHGELYVAKNCGTAAGVIVIRQTGKHTWEIMNCSVAPEYRRQRCGTALVRHALNIIRNKGGRYAEVGTSDASPGPMALYESCGFQVYGVINNHFTDNYPEPVWDNGVQCIDMIRMRADLSLRKEGAHHAAQKA